One genomic window of Pseudohongiella acticola includes the following:
- a CDS encoding TetR/AcrR family transcriptional regulator gives MQTNQINDEPDLASMGLRERKKLIRLQRIVAAARLLFIDKGFNTTTIQDIAAEADVGLGTLYLYAKSKEDLLVLVFKDDILKMIDESYAAISPGAPLMDQLMAFFDCHINYHLKDQALSRIVLKELSFSTTEQRRRDIDQIMNSTYAKLMKLIERARRDGRLDKEMYTGTMAWSTFALYYHLLQGFLCGFHTEEEFRKSLRNALAALLT, from the coding sequence GTGCAAACAAATCAGATTAACGATGAGCCTGACCTGGCGTCCATGGGGCTCAGAGAGCGCAAGAAACTGATTCGACTGCAGCGCATCGTGGCTGCTGCACGCCTTCTTTTCATCGACAAGGGTTTTAACACCACAACAATTCAGGATATCGCCGCGGAGGCTGATGTCGGCCTGGGGACCCTGTACCTTTATGCCAAAAGCAAAGAAGATCTGCTGGTCCTGGTGTTCAAGGATGATATTCTGAAAATGATCGATGAATCGTATGCTGCGATTTCCCCTGGCGCGCCATTAATGGACCAGTTGATGGCGTTTTTTGATTGCCATATCAACTATCACCTGAAAGATCAGGCACTGTCGCGAATAGTTCTCAAGGAATTGTCATTTTCCACAACGGAACAGCGTCGCCGGGATATTGATCAGATCATGAACAGCACCTACGCCAAGTTGATGAAGCTTATCGAACGCGCTCGCCGGGACGGGCGTCTCGATAAAGAGATGTATACCGGCACCATGGCCTGGAGCACATTTGCTCTGTACTACCATCTGCTGCAGGGCTTTTTGTGCGGATTCCATACCGAAGAAGAGTTCCGCAAGAGTCTGCGCAATGCGCTGGCAGCGCTGTTGACCTGA
- a CDS encoding DUF2214 family protein yields the protein MAEVLFRSLHLLGALGMAAGILVAALAASSMNADRDNLDAADPAALFRKIYGLTAAAVMLSVGAGLMLWLVVGKPAAFFSNNPVFHAKIALVLVMLATLIYPAWYLCRPRPPQPMPASVLRLQKSTFPLLLIVPVLAYLMARGIGY from the coding sequence ATGGCTGAAGTTCTGTTCCGCTCACTACACCTGCTTGGCGCGCTGGGTATGGCCGCGGGCATCCTGGTCGCGGCGCTGGCAGCCAGCAGTATGAATGCAGACCGTGACAATCTTGATGCTGCTGATCCGGCTGCGCTGTTTCGTAAAATTTATGGCTTAACCGCAGCCGCAGTAATGCTCTCAGTTGGCGCCGGCCTGATGTTATGGCTTGTCGTTGGCAAACCGGCTGCATTCTTCAGTAACAACCCGGTGTTCCATGCCAAGATCGCTCTCGTGCTGGTCATGCTGGCGACGCTGATCTACCCGGCATGGTATTTGTGCCGCCCACGCCCACCACAACCAATGCCTGCTTCTGTGCTCCGGCTGCAGAAAAGTACATTTCCACTATTGCTTATCGTCCCTGTACTTGCCTACCTGATGGCCCGGGGCATCGGCTACTGA
- a CDS encoding glutaredoxin, with translation MAATQAPHTSAQAILQHGGKPVTVFSLSWCSYCHAVKSLLDSMRVPHQTIELDSGIYLDTHVHQQIRAELRQLSGSQTLPQVFVGSENIGGYTETQAAARAGRLQSLLANQGVTISQP, from the coding sequence ATGGCAGCGACTCAAGCACCTCACACCAGCGCTCAGGCAATTCTGCAACACGGCGGGAAACCAGTCACCGTGTTCTCACTGTCCTGGTGTTCGTACTGTCATGCCGTCAAGAGCCTGCTGGACAGCATGCGGGTGCCTCATCAGACTATTGAGCTGGACTCAGGCATTTACCTTGACACCCATGTACACCAGCAGATCCGTGCGGAGCTGAGGCAACTGAGCGGCAGCCAGACCCTGCCGCAGGTGTTTGTCGGTAGTGAGAATATTGGTGGTTATACCGAAACCCAGGCGGCGGCGCGTGCTGGTCGCCTGCAAAGCCTGCTGGCCAACCAGGGCGTTACAATCAGCCAACCCTGA